In Erigeron canadensis isolate Cc75 chromosome 8, C_canadensis_v1, whole genome shotgun sequence, the DNA window GCAGACAATCATGCGGTTTATCTCACGCAGTACGATATACACGCAGTTTATATAATGCAGACGGttaatacatatacacacagtttatataatgcagaaggttaatatatttactttctaTATATTCACTAAGCGATGTGCTTATTCCTTTAATTATAATGTTGTAGGTGCGCTTATGAATTTAGCGTTAATGATGAGCAGCGGGACAGGACGAGCACAGGGAAAGTCATAGCCGTGGATGAGCAGTTGCCAAAGGTTTATGCAAGTGTTATCTTTAAATTACAGCCGAGTAAATTATGCTTGTTACATTACCGGCCCATATTTTGAAACTAAATATGTAACTTTCTTTAAGTTGGCAATGTAGTCGTTAAACCGGGTCGTGTCAAGTGTATTGGTTCTTTATAAACCGGTTGTTATGATTGAAAACTAGCAGGTATTAATTGTTGACGTTACGATGAGGTCATGCcgaatttataatttttatatggtcgttttataataaaatgacatTCGTTGTGGTCAAATAGATATGTATTTATtgaatacatatttatttataaaagttaaatgaaGTTTTCCTATAAAAAAAACGGGCGTAacaatattagctattatttttgatttcttgattaaaattatagGGTAAAAAGTGTACATTTgtaatggaaaaccaaaaagtgtaaattaaatttaaaggttatttttatataatcataaaaagtataaatattaatattgtcatttaagaaagattaaataattaaatttgatctaatagctataaatcaaagataaaattcatccaagggttcttgtttgtttatgaatgaatttaccaccttgttatatatatatactagctaatcaacccggattCAATCTGGGTagttaaaaacatgtttttattataaatacaagATAAAAGTATTTGTAATAGGTGAACtttgatgttaatattattGAATTTAATACAACTTTGAAcataaaaatcatttgaaagatTCAAAATGCCGATACATTTTGTATACTTGAAACTTTTGGATATTTGAATTAGTACATATATAAAagtggtttaaaaaaaaacggaGAGTCGACAATATTAAAATGCAtgtacaattactaataaaagaACCATACTTGCGAATTGAGATGATGTATGTCAAAAATATGTGAGAGAAAATAATACGtgaaaattaaatgataaaattggaaaggaaggaaaagaaataaaaaaaattgttgaattaaaaagaaatacttttattatatgatatcatctattttaaaaataaggtctatagaaaatttttagttAGTCACATCAACTTTCTactaaaaatatgttttaaaaacaatcctcttttatttataatagagatatatatatccaaattatTCTTATCTTTTAACCTTCTccatttttattgaaaatacgttcccttatttattatttttataattaatatgtatttatagttatattatttatttttttatatttaatatggaTAATTTAGGGTTATTGTGGCTTAAGTCTTTAAGTATCAATTAcgtttttagtttatttgtcattttttcctctttttgtattttgtgatattatttaaagaaaaagattatatatagtCAAATCTATTATTTAAgaattatacaataaaaaaaaacttcaaattttaaACTTAGTCACGtacttatttaatttatatagaataataattacatatcgattacatcatattattttaGTATTGAATTATTAATGAtatagtgatttttttttccaatcttttgaattttataagattttatcttattttttagttattaaataaaaatccaatattttacttaaattcaataaattgttttaaatttggAAAATGCTTGAATTATTTTTAacagatttttatgaaaataattattCAATGCAACGTATGAGAGTAATctagtatattatatttttgttattaaactGGCTACCAAatataacaatatttaaataCCTTGGAAACAAACTACATGACTAGTACTGCAAATTtcctccatttttttttaaattaagctCTATGTTGTTAATAACGTCGGTATAAGGTTATCGGTCCTTCCTTAAAATACGGGTCATAATAATGGTCAAAATAACGGTTTCGATATTAATGGTGGTATCTACCGATATTTAGCTTTTTAAATATCAGTCTTAACGGTGTTAATacaggtttttttttatcattttcattttttcttgggccctaaactaataaatatttaatagtttaatcctaaataaataaaagctcATTTTTCCAGCCCTAAttctaatataaaattaaaaaaaaaaatggtccaACCTTAATTTTCCAATCAAGCGTTCAATCATAATGGTTTGTCCTTTGTCTTTAATTCTCAAGCGATACATCGGTTTCTTTGTCCTTTACTTCTCTATCCTAGTTCAAATACTTTTAAGCCTGACTTTTTATATtagtattaaatattaaaaattagttattttaaaatttatatatattgcataataTTATACTCATCGttagtaaaatattttaaagttagaAGATGTCTGTTTTTTTAACGGCTAAATATTATATCAAAGCTATTGTACTTCTAAAACTATCTCAAATATGCATATATCAATGTTTCAACGATGGTAATGTTTCTCTACCGAATAAGTCAGCCCCACAGTGGCTATTGAAGGTGTGATAAATAACGTTTTTGCATGATCCTTAAATTATCTAGCAATGAGAGGgtgatctattttttttttaaagttgaatttCATTGAAAACTTCATGTCGCgatcgacagcgggaggtctagtATACGTTTTTTTaatcgggtccgcgctagaaaagctccctcgaagtagaaatgtctatttcaaatacccgatgggggaaaaaccCCCTACTTATCCGTCCGAAGGCCCGaggattaataggggtaaactctgccccctcagacttgaacctgagtatacccaagGCAAGATCTCATAAATGGACTTAATTCCTATGTACTTTCCAAAACTTAAACACAAAACATCATATAAGAAGAATAatcttacaagttacaaccattgagctaaagctcGAGGTGGAAAGACAATCTAGTTAACTATTGATGGGGGTTTCTTTtattattggataaatatttaCATACATCTTACTTTCCTATATTTCATCATCTCTACCATAAATCTAAGGTAAtttgtatactttttaatttcctCATTTCTCGTCCATCTCTTCTCTATAACCATaaccatataaaaatatatttgtatatttatcacTTTCTTCGAATTTGACGAGATtggaatgaaaagaaaaaaaaaaacctcttttatcattcattcattcattattgAGATTGAGGTTCTAAAAACAGTAAAACTTCACCCCCAATATCTCTTGTGTGGGTACGCACATTACGCATACTTCTCTCATTTGTTTGTGGATTGAGGTTTAAATTTCTATTGAATTTACCATTATATCCTCAAACCTTATATAaagaatttaatcaaaaaccttACAACACGAAAAACAGAAATCGGTGATCCCGATATTCACAACAAAACATCAATTAACCTCGATAACAGGTTGTCGAATCCCACTGCTACACGCTTTTATTCATAAAAGGTATGTGTTTATCACATTCTTTCTcaaataataacatataaataaattaatgttcattttatgtttatcatctttatatgtgtaatatatgattttctCGAACGACAATTGCCATTAGCAAATCCAAATCCTTTGGAAATGTGATAAAATCTGCATATATTGTATTGCCGGCCATGTGGATTGAAGTGCCCACGATGAActaattaaaaacaattttaattttatttataaaatgagAGACTATagctaaaaaaattttattttcctAAAAATGAGTAAATGTACAAAATCTCATGCTCACACATAAAGAAGCCAATGAttataaacattaattattagttaGATGATGAAATTGGACTCGTCGATGATAAATGAGAAACATGTGAATTTTTGTAGGTGTGGCAGGTTTCGGGTAATTTGTTCATAACTTCTATAGCTTAATTAAATAGCATTATGTTGGAAAAGGGAAGCAAAGTGGAGGTTATGAACAAGCAGACGGAGCTGCCTACATCATGGTGTGTTGCAGAAGTCATTTCTGGGAATAGGCATACTTATAAGTTGAGGTACGATTATTGTTACCCCCCGAGTGTTGAAAAGGTGTCTAAGGAGCTTATTAGGCCTTGTCCTCCTCGATCGAAATACTTATTGCAGAGTTGGGTAGCTGGTGATATTGTGGAAGTGTATGATGATGAATGTAATTCATGGAAAACTGCAACTGTGTGCAATATCTGTGATGGAGGCCGCTTTGTGGTAAGGCTCCATGGGCCGTCTGCGCAAGATTTTAATGTGCACCAATCAAATATACGGACACGACAATCCTGGAAAGATGGCCAATGGGTTCCTGTTGTTAAGGTAAATTAGTCTTTTTCATCTGTTAATAGTTCAATACTAGCTAGGTAgtttccttatctttttaaTTCTATCTAGTTAGATTTCCCGAAATTCAAATAACTCTAACATTACCATTATTTGATCTTGAAGATTTCAGGAGGCAAAGGAGATGCAAATGTAAATAAGCAGATTGAGGAGCCAAACTTTCACAATAAGTTGGGCTTACGGATACCAATTCCTGATGCAAAATTAGATCAAGAAAATGACAGTAACTTACTTGTCTATCCTGATGCTGGAGTACACAAGTCGCAGCGTGTTCTCTCTTCTAAATCACTGAAAAAAGCTTCCCCATTTTGCTCTTCCCATCTACAAGCCTCTCCTGAAAACTATAAGAAGTTAAAAATATCTGAAAAAGAAAGGATAGATTCTTTTACTTTCAAAGAAGATAATAAACACACACAAGCCTCCTTTCACAATACTGTACATGGTTTCTACGAGAAACAACAACGAATATCAGAACCAAATGATGAATCTGATAACGAAGATTGCTCTATCGGTAGTTGCGGCAATTCCAATGATGAAACAAATAAGTGGTCTAGTCCTTATGGTCCCATTTCTAGTGACGCAAAGTCTTTAAATACGACAAGAGATGAGGGCAGAAACGATTGTCCTTCTCCTGGACAGAAAGCTGCAGAAAATATTCATAGGTTAGAGTTACATGCTTATCGGTCCACTTTAGATGCGTTATATGCTTCTGGACCGCTAAGTTGGGACAAAGAAGCGTTGCTTACTAATCTTCGCATTAACCTCCATATATCAAATGATGAACATTTGACAGAACTAAAGAATCTAATCTCCGGGGGAGTTGGTATACTAAACCATTAGCATCAAATAAACATTTTCTTTTGCATTTTCCCCCATTTAAGTCATACTATTAGAAGTGATCGATGTGAGATATATGAGTACATTCGGTAGCTAGCTTTCTTCTTTTAACTCTTTGCAATTGTCTAGACAATGGGATTTTGTAATAAGTGACCTACTGTACGTAACATACTTCTACCTAGAAATGAATGTATCCAGGCTCATCTTGCTCATTACTTATACAAGTCTGCTCTCGGGCGAGAATATGGTTTGCACATTTTTGTTTACTCATTATATTTTCGTGTACAATAAATTTTCACTCGTGGTCGCgcattttttaatctttaacaACATATTAACTTTAGATGCTAAAATCTCGACCTCTTGACTATTTGGTTAAGATACACTAAGTTACAATATGTCAAATTATTTTGCTGTATATTTATACATCTAAAAGTGTACATGTAAATTGAAATCTCTCACAGGTGCTGTGGATCATTCAGTGACTTTGATTCATCCAACACTAAATCATACTGATTTATCAAACACAAAAGAATTATTAATTAGTTGACGAATCgttgttcaaaaaaagaagaaaattgtgTGCAGACTAGTTTTTTTAATCAGAAATAGCATCAGTGTTAAAGAAAGCGCTTCTTTAGGCAAGAGAACGATTTTGTTatgaaacacacacatacaaaaaaaaaaacaatgtataTATGGAATGGAACAACTCATCAGAAATGTATATTAACTTCAGTGTAAATAATAGACACAATGTAATAGAACGGTGAAAAGGAGGAAGATTCAGCTACTACAGACCAGGTTTGTAAGCCACACCCGTACCATTAATCCATTTGTCGCCGTTGATGAAGGACTTCACGGTAAACTTACTAGCTTGCTTACTTGTTATGAATTTCAGTCCTTTCCAGGCGACTCTATTCTTTGTCGCCGCACCTTGACCAAAATTAGCGAATTCTGCATAGAAAATGGTGTTTGGAGCTGTTGTCCCGACCCATGGCAACCATCCCTTTGGATCAATCAAGCCTCCCATCATGTTGTTCATAAAAACTGTAGTTGAGTAGTTCTTCCAAGGACGTCCAAGAAACGTGTTAACATTGCTCAAATTCCCATATGGCCAAATGGTGCAGTTTTGGATAGAAATGCCCGTGTTCTGATTAGGATCGAACTTACCTTGTGCTGTGATTGTGTTCTGTTGGCCCGGCATGGGTTGTCTAGGCAATATGTTGCAGTTTTGTAAAACAACAGCCGAATTGCCAAAGATGAAGTCTACTGTTCCATAGATGTTGCATTCTCTATAGAATTGGCGGTTTGAATGTGCATAAAGAGTGTCTTGAAAAGCATCAATGCGGCAACGGTAGAATACTGACATGTCTGCTGTTGACATTAATGCTACGGCTTGATGCTTCACTGCACCAGCAGTGTTGCGAAAGCCCATGTCACGTGCAATAAAGCCTTTGCCAAACACAGCTACAtcaaaagaaattttttaagtAATACTATGAAAATGTTAAGTAGTAAATTGTAAAACTTCATTATCTATACGTACCAAAAGTTGCTGACTGAAATGTTGGAGTGCCATCCACGACGTTTAAGCTTCCTGAAACGATTGTTGATTCCATCCCATCACCAATCATCATAACATTCCATTTGGGTTTTTCGATCCTAACATTCTCGAAGTAAATACCCTTTTTGATGTATATCACAAATCTTTTCTGGCTCTTATCAGGGACTTCATTGAGAGCATCTGAAATTCTCTTGTATTTACCAGAGCCATCTTGAGCCACTACCACGTCGGCTTTGATTCCATTGGGTAGTGTTTTATTCTGTAGCAGCTTCCTGTTTTTCACAGACAACCATTCGGGCAATTCATCACTTCCTTCTAAGCTCAACAATCTTCTTCTTTGTTTGAAAGAATTTGCGAAATTTGAAACTCCTTTTACAATTGCAAGGCTGTTGCTTGTTAACTCGGTAGATTTTTTAAGGTAGCCGACGATATTTCCTTGAATGCTATCTATACACGTTTGCTGATACGTACCTGCAGCACTTAGCCAGGTCATAAGATCATCAAACAGAGATTCCACTGACTTTAAATCGACATCTGTTGCTGACAACGAGTCGTTCAAATGATCAATGGCAAGATCCAACAATTCACTGCAGTTTTTGAGCTCCAAATGAGTAGATACCTTTGAGAGCTCATTAATAGCAACTAAGACACTGAGTTTGAGCAACTCCTCTGGCTGAAAATGCGTCGTATTTTCAACTGCAGAGAGAGAGCTGTAACATGTATCAGGGTACAATGTAGTGTCACAAACGGCTTTAATGGAAGCAAAAGCCGATTGAGGTTGTTGCGATTCATGACCACCATTATCGTTTCCTTTGTTGCCGTGTGAAGTTCCAACAACGGCAGATACTACAATAAGAACAAGAACTATGGATGATATGCCAATAATAGCAATTCTTTTTCGTGCTCTTCTACGAGCATGAGTCCACATTTCTTCGGCTTCATTGACTTCCCAATAAGATTTCAAGAAAGCCATAGCTTTGATTTGATTACTTTTGGTTGTGTAGAAtatttttttctgttttcttgaacaagtttatatgtattatctaaataatatgagtatatatatatagtaaagtaAACAAGGTGACAAAATATACGTGCAAGACACCATGAGGCAATTTGGCTTCTAGGACGATATGTATGTGAGGAAATTTCAGCTGGCTGAGTGGTTCTCATGAATATATATGTGTTGGAACCGATATAGAAGAAACATAAAAGGAAATGATacataataacataaattttaGTTGACTAACATTATCAAAAAGTAAACTGTAATATATATCGGACTGGtcaatatatatgtatccaAGTTGGCAAGCATGGTATGTGACTACCTTCAATTAGTTTTATCCTACTCAAATCTATACAGCTATTTTTCGTACTATGTACATAGGCCGGTGCCTATAAGCAACCCACCTCTTCACTTGTTACTCACCTTTTTTTTGAATCTTGAACTTCGTGTTCTTTGGTTCCATCGGACATTTAAAAGACTTGACAAGTATAGTTCATTCATGATAAATACCGTCGGCTTGATAATACCTCTTTGTAATTATTCCACATTAATGGTATAATGTATTTCAGGACCTTTGTCATAGAAGTCGTCGAACAAATctgattcattacatatattGATCCTGCGGGGCCAAAGTAAGCATGTCAAATCCACAAATAATACGAAGTAACCATTTCCAGCATGATTGATAAGtcattattagatatatatttaatggtttaagaatgataaaataaattgatttttGTAAGAATAAGCCTACTTTGAAATAGTTTATGTGCattttagttttgatttaaaACGAATAAAATATTGACTTAAATGGTGATGAAAAAAGTGATGTTGTTTGAGTATGATTTGTGATAAAAATATGCCAGCAAAGATGAAAAGCTCGGTTAGTATTAGCAGCTAATTCCAAGACTCGAGgaagatttatttttatttgttggttTAGCTCTTCACGTGAGAAAAGGGGACACAATCACACAGACTTCAATTTATAATTGCAAAAGATCTTTGTGTTGTTTCTATATTTGGGCCGTGACTAGTCCACCAGCCCACATCCGCTCTCTTTGATTTCAGATGGATCATATTACATACAAGAAAGCCCATCcattgttttagttatgtcgGCTACGTGGGATTGTAAAAAAggcaaaagtatatatattttatttatgcaAATTATGAAGGCAGCCTTATATTAGTTTCAGTCGACACATATTTGGGGGCAGACAAATTGTGTGTGACGAACGAAAGATGTAGCCGATGGAACAAGCAGTTtccttatcaaatattatatccGGTTAAGGTTTTTGTTATCTCTTCCGATAAATAGttgttaattagttttattagaTGAATTTTACTTTTAGTCATGCAAACATTGATCTTTTTAAATTGTGATTCATGTGGTTGATTGATTATTtttcaatattattttattggaattTTCGTAAAACAATCTACGTGAGTTAATGATTTATGCCGAATCGACCTAGATTAGGGATTAAGACATGTAGTTTAATTAAGTGCCCAAAACTATTcatgtcatttaataaaagtCATGTCTATGTAATTTAGAATAAATACTCGGTAAAGTTTCTTAGATAAATTAATGCGACTTTTGGGATTCGGGAGGGATgcactttttattattgtttacagcttatatttttatttttgtcttgttttattaatataagtctagctattttgttaattaaaattattttttcttattactTTCAAAACCAATCGAaaattattaaaacttgacTATAACCACAGACGTTCCTCGTGTGAACCCCTATTTTCGATCGGTACTTCGACGTCGATCAATGATCGTTGGATGTCATGTGTCGCCTGGTGTATACTATCCTTGCCACGCTACTGGGCAGTTTCTCCAACCCCATTGCATACAATCAACGATTCTGAACATACTCGGGAAACCTTGTATCTCTTTCATACCAACTTAACAAATGTTGGATATCTTCTTGGGTTGGTTTTATCGGTTATTAAGTACTATATAAATGAAAAGACACATTTACAAAAGTTAACCAGTCCTATGATATTTGTCAACCTATATGTAAGTAAAGGAATCAATGTGGTAACCTTACGCGTTATGCCAATTGGCGTTTGTCAGAAATACACTTTTAGAGAATGCCAAAACCAGGTCTACCACTGCAATCCGATTCATTTAGttggaaaattttaaaatgaaaaggtAACGATTGAATGACATTCAAGTTATATGTAACTTGACATATTTAGAGAAACATATGTTGGCGCATTCGAAATCTTCATGGGAACTAATCGGCGGGGAAAGTGTGGTGCTCCAGAAAGTGATCATTCTAAAAGCGTGTCGCGACCCTTTTAGGACGTGGCAGGCTTGAACTTAAAGCAAATTCTTTATCATTTATAACATCACAGCGGCTATGATTTTCGGATTGAAGAATGTATTGAGTTGGTAACGTTGTTGTTTACCATTTCATATCTTTTGCTTGATGTGccatatttttttgataaagtTGGGTGAAatggttttataaatatatgtaatggTTTGAAAATATATGAAATGGCTGGAAATAATGATTATGA includes these proteins:
- the LOC122580410 gene encoding putative pectinesterase/pectinesterase inhibitor 24, which produces MAFLKSYWEVNEAEEMWTHARRRARKRIAIIGISSIVLVLIVVSAVVGTSHGNKGNDNGGHESQQPQSAFASIKAVCDTTLYPDTCYSSLSAVENTTHFQPEELLKLSVLVAINELSKVSTHLELKNCSELLDLAIDHLNDSLSATDVDLKSVESLFDDLMTWLSAAGTYQQTCIDSIQGNIVGYLKKSTELTSNSLAIVKGVSNFANSFKQRRRLLSLEGSDELPEWLSVKNRKLLQNKTLPNGIKADVVVAQDGSGKYKRISDALNEVPDKSQKRFVIYIKKGIYFENVRIEKPKWNVMMIGDGMESTIVSGSLNVVDGTPTFQSATFAVFGKGFIARDMGFRNTAGAVKHQAVALMSTADMSVFYRCRIDAFQDTLYAHSNRQFYRECNIYGTVDFIFGNSAVVLQNCNILPRQPMPGQQNTITAQGKFDPNQNTGISIQNCTIWPYGNLSNVNTFLGRPWKNYSTTVFMNNMMGGLIDPKGWLPWVGTTAPNTIFYAEFANFGQGAATKNRVAWKGLKFITSKQASKFTVKSFINGDKWINGTGVAYKPGL